In Longimicrobiales bacterium, a single window of DNA contains:
- a CDS encoding lysophospholipid acyltransferase family protein yields MSELRFECAGVLGAGLISGWFFTTRLERIGPEHYLQFREKKQPFMFVLWHGLLLPLVHYHRNEGIVALVSEHDDGEYLTRILERNGFGTARGSSTRGGTKGLKTLLRAARSGHDLGVTPDGPTGPRCVLKPGALAAAQIAGLPVIPIAVKSSAGWRFKSWDGFLVPRPFSKITIEYLPPRYVPRDATREELAVMAEDIGADLNARDTT; encoded by the coding sequence ATGAGCGAACTGCGCTTCGAGTGCGCCGGTGTCCTAGGTGCAGGATTGATAAGTGGCTGGTTCTTCACCACCCGCCTAGAGCGCATCGGCCCGGAGCACTACCTGCAATTTCGGGAGAAGAAGCAGCCGTTCATGTTCGTCTTGTGGCATGGTCTCCTCCTGCCGCTGGTTCATTACCATCGCAACGAGGGCATCGTCGCCCTCGTAAGTGAACACGACGATGGAGAGTACCTCACTCGTATCCTCGAGCGGAACGGCTTCGGAACCGCCCGGGGATCCAGCACGCGTGGTGGTACCAAGGGCCTAAAAACCTTGCTCCGTGCGGCCCGATCAGGTCACGACTTGGGTGTCACTCCGGATGGCCCGACGGGCCCTCGATGCGTACTGAAACCTGGCGCTCTGGCGGCGGCTCAAATTGCGGGTCTTCCTGTGATCCCGATCGCTGTCAAATCTTCTGCAGGATGGCGCTTCAAAAGCTGGGATGGGTTCCTGGTTCCTCGTCCGTTCTCGAAGATCACGATCGAGTACCTCCCCCCACGCTATGTGCCACGCGATGCGACCCGAGAGGAGTTGGCGGTCATGGCTGAGGACATCGGCGCAGATCTCAATGCTAGGGATACGACGTGA